The following is a genomic window from Bacillota bacterium.
TTCACTTAATGAAAACTGTGCATTTATGCCTTTTGTATTGCCCCTGGCATCTACTTTTATCCATTGACCGTTAAGGTAAATAGCATTGTAACAATGTACGCAATACCCAAGTGATTCATCATCTGCAAGCGTTATATGCTGAAAACACATGCCCGTAGGAATGCCTTGTGACCTTAATAACGCAGCAAGTAAATTTGCTTTTGCATGGCATATGCCCGTCTTATACTTAAGCACATCTGAGGCCTTGGCAGTTATAATCATAGCATTTATATCAAATGAATGAGGTATTTCATCACGCACAAACTC
Proteins encoded in this region:
- a CDS encoding transglutaminase family protein; the protein is MNLEAFIKEDKYINFSSPNIREKANELFKNLSSDIEKAKAAYEFVRDEIPHSFDINAMIITAKASDVLKYKTGICHAKANLLAALLRSQGIPTGMCFQHITLADDESLGYCVHCYNAIYLNGQWIKVDARGNTKGINAQFSLSEPKLAFPNRENYDEYFWKGIYAAPHKDTMDMLEAAKTIQDIYDNIPDYVTEKPDIE